Below is a window of Mucilaginibacter sp. PAMC 26640 DNA.
AAACTAAAACGGATTAATTACCTGTAATACCCGCTTTATTCCGCGTGGCGTTAGTAACCTATCCCGGTAAAATCTCGACACGAGCCATTTAAAGGCGTTCCGTTTATCTTTTATGGCGGCAGCTGTTGTTATCGCCCTTGGCATTTTATCTTTTAAAAAATGCTCCAGTTCGGGGAAAAACTCTTCTTGCTTACAATCCTCAAAAATTATCCTCACACTCCTGTAATCATTATCCGCCCCCTGCATGCGTGATTGTGATGCTGTTACAATCCGGCACATTGCAGTGTATTCATACACCAGGTAAAATGGCATACCTAATCTGCCAAGCCTGAAACCGAAATAAAAATCTGTTGCTTTACCTGCCCTGCCGCCATCGGAATAGCCAACTGCTAATGCCTCTTTTCTTTTAACCAAAAACGCATTATTAGGAAACATGCCCAGCGCCCCGGCAAAAAAGCCATCTACCACTCCTGCCCTCGGTTTTGTTCTGAAGTAGTCTTCATTAACTTTTTCTGAATCGGATATTAAAACTCCTTCTTCATCTATTAAACGTTGCAGACCAAAACTGGCTATTATTTGCGGATGGGTTTCAAACGGCTTTTTTAATACCTCGAGGCATTGCGGATAAATGGGGTCGTCATCATGTAAATGCAAAATTAAATCGCCTGTAGCATGCCTGTACAGGAAATCTACATTAGCAACCTCCCGCATGGCAGGCTGATGATGGAAATAACGAATAGGAACGGGGCTTTGAGGGATCAGAACTTCATTTACCAGCTTTTCGGTAGCGTCATCATCAGAATCATCGCCAATGAGTATTTCATCTGGCAAAAGGGTTTGTTTGCAAACAGATAATATAGTTTCATTTAAAAAATAAGGGCGATGATAGGTGGGTATAATTACGGATACCTTCATAAATAATATTTTTTAAATATATAATTTATAGCTTATTATATATTTTTAAATATTAAATACTTAAGGGTTATTACTGATGATGGTAAGGCTCACCTTTAATGATGGTAAATGCCCGGTAAAGCTGCTCTACAAAAAACAATCGCACCATCTGGTGCGAGAACGTCATCCGGCTAAGCGAGATCTTATCGTTTGCCCGTTGGTAAACCGACTGATCAAACCCATACGGCCCGCCTACCACAAATACCAGGCTGCTTACCGAACTGATGGCGCGCTTATTTAAGTAATTGGCAAACTGTACCGAAGTGAACTCCTGCCCTGCTTCATCCAGTAAGATGAGGTGATCCTGCGTGGTTACTTTCTTCAGGATCAGCTCCGCTTCTTTCGTTTTTTGCTGTTCTTCGGTTAGCGCTTTGGTATTTTTCAATTCAGCTATTTCAACCAGTTCCAGTTTAGCGTAATGCTTCAGGCGCTTCACATACTTATCTATTCCATCTTTAAGGTAGGCATCTTCTGTTTTGCCAACGGTTATAAAAGTGATCTTCATTACAGGCCCTAAATGTTGGGTATTTGTTGTAAAATTGAAAGGTGGTAAAACTACCCAAAATACAGGCTTTACTAAAACGAATGGAACAAGATATTTTAAACGATTATAAGCAGGCAGCAATAGCGGCTCAGCAAGAAGTGGATAGCCTCGCCAAACAGGTGAATACCTATTCGCTTTACCGCCTTGGTGTTTTTGTACTCTTTGTGGTGTCTGTTTTTATAACGGTAAGCCAGGACAACCTTATCATCCTGGCAGCTGCTACATTTTTGCTGGCTTTTGTTTTTGTAAAGATAGTTAACAAGCAAAATGGATTTGAAACAGCCAAAAACTACTTCCTTGACCTGAAAAAAGTGAATGAGAACGAGGCCGCCAGCATGGGCGCCCATACCAATATGTACCATGATGGCAGCTGGTTTGCAGACGATAAACATCATTACACAGCAGACCTGGACATCTTCGGTAAAAGTTCTCTTTTTCAATTGATCAATCGCTCGGCTACCCTGGGGGGCAACACAAAATTGGCCGACTGGTTAGCCGGACCTGGCCAAAAAGACAAGATTTTAAAGCGTCAGGCTGCGGTGAAGGAATTGGCCACAAAACCCGAATGGAAACTCGCATTCCAAACAAACCTGCTTTTTTCGCTCAAGCAAAGCCCTACACAAATCAAGGACCTTATTTCTTTCCTAAAAACCCCTGTAGAACTTGATAAAGAAACATTCCTGAAGGTTTATACCCAAGCTGCGCCATTCGTGCTGCTGGCACTGGTGATAGGCAGTTATTTTTATCATCCGATAGGTTATTTAATATTACCCGCAGGATGGTTCAACTACCGGCAGGCATCAACCCGCGAGAAGATCATTAAAAAAACCGACCTGATTGCAGGCAAAATAGACCAGTCGCTTAGCCATTTTGTACTGGCTTTCAAAAATATTGAGGAGCAGGAATGGTCAACTGCACATTGCGCAGCATTTGCTCAACAGCTTACAGATACAAACGGGCAGCACGTGTCAGGTAAGATCAAGGAATTATCCATTTTACTGAATAAACTTAACTACCGTCTTAATATGATCATGATGGTGCTGCTTAATGCGCTATTCATCTGGGACATCCGGCAGCTGATGGCCATTGAAAAATGGAAAAAAGAGAACCACGAGAATTTCGAAACCGCTTTTAATGTAATTGCCGAGTTCGAGGCGCTCATCAGTCTTACCGTGCCTGCAATGAATTATCCGGATTGGACCTACCCTGTCATCGCTGATACGGAAGGTTATACACTCACCGCCCAAAACATTGCCCACCCGCTCATTCGCGGGGCAAGGGTTGATAATAATTATGAACTGAAGGACGCTTTTAGCATCGACATCATAACAGGCAGCAACATGGCAGGCAAAAGCACCTTCCTTCGTACCATTGGTATCAACACTGTTTTAGCGCTGGCAGGGGCACCGGTTTGCGCGGCGGCTATGGAAGTCTCGGTCATCTCCCTCGTCAGTTATATGCGCATTAAAGACTCCCTAAATGAAAGCACCTCTACCTTTAAGGCTGAGCTCGACCGCCTCCAAATGCTGCTGGCGGCCGTTGAAAAAGATAGCCGTGTATTTTTCCTGATCGATGAGATGCTGCGCGGCACTAACTCGGTAGACAAGTACCTTGGCAGTAAAGCGGTAATTGAACAGCTTATCAGCAAACGCGGAGTAGGAATGGTAGCCACACACGACCTGCAGATTGCCAGGC
It encodes the following:
- a CDS encoding 23S rRNA (pseudouridine(1915)-N(3))-methyltransferase RlmH; translation: MKITFITVGKTEDAYLKDGIDKYVKRLKHYAKLELVEIAELKNTKALTEEQQKTKEAELILKKVTTQDHLILLDEAGQEFTSVQFANYLNKRAISSVSSLVFVVGGPYGFDQSVYQRANDKISLSRMTFSHQMVRLFFVEQLYRAFTIIKGEPYHHQ